The window TATCAAATGATATGAGACCAATTCTTTTCCAGCAACAACATTCCAAATCTTTGCGTCcgttttcttttctgttttgtCTGTGTGTCGGTAGTGTGTTGTTAGTTTTTTAGAATGGAAGGGTGATGGCAGAAGTTTTTTTCTTGGAAGGGAGAGGGTGGTCCGCCGTTCTTAGCTTAGGAATTTaggttttttttaattataaaagggtTGTGGGTTAGGGAATGGGTAAATGGGCTGAAGGGAGGAGTGGGCTGTCAGAAATTGGGCTCAAGTTTGGGCCAAATTTGCCTTTAAAGGTGGCCCTTTAACTCTACAAagctaaaatattaatttcttttccTAAATATTAtaccataaaaatataaaatcaatcctaattaattaaaatatctaTATTATGAcatgaaactatttttgtattttcaaacatatgtttaaaaattaaaactaaaagttgactgaaatcctattaaaaataaaaataaacaatttTTTTGAAATATTCCTTTTAAAAGTTACGCGGATCAAAAATTACATgcttacaatatatatatatattatttaatgatcatttttaaaaaaattagacaagtgaggatgtggaattaaaaaaatgagaacttagttttataaaatacagaaaattaaatgaatttaacgttgattgcatcacaattgaaatgggagaacccagaaaacataagtgactccttttttctagtaagtccctttctatatttggtaacaatttaactttagattttttttttttaccattaatgagatgatttctagcccaaaaacttctatgatttatttaagattataagtttcaaaagccttcctttatttcataaaatccatgtccagtcaaacactttcatataaattgggacggagaaaatataatttatgtaaggaaaataaataataagttagattattagatatagttacatgaccaactaatgaataaaaaaatataattaagtaaaaagtaaaataagattgacataaaattattttagttatattaattagaggaagaaatcgagttattaaaaattaatatgacaataaagaaataaatttatcaataataaaagataattatataaataatatattactatatataaaaaaaaatactagtaATTTTGGGGCCCTTAAATATTTGGGGCCTCACTTGCTATAGGGTTGGGCCGCCCTGTCCTGTACGGCCAAAATAAGGGCCTATCAAGAAAAATAATGTACTaaactttcaagaaaataaaagaattacATGACATTGAATTTGCTTTTGGTTTAAATATAATCGAAACTAACTCCTGAAAAATCTTCCTTCTAAAAATAATTTTAGGAAAAATTGTGCCTTTCTGTCGTTTAAGCACGAGTGACAATAAGTGAAATTAAACCGACGTAAAGTGAGGGATTATTTGTACAAAAATACATATATCAACCGAACATCATGACCTTAGGAGCAAACTTCAAAAGCCTATCCAATGTGCTAGGCAAAAACTTTCTTGCAAAAAGGTAACACATACTTGTAGGTTCTCCATTATATTCGCACTGAATTCCACTTCTCATTTGGTTTAACAACTCCTTTGTCACCTCTGTCCTAGCAAACTTCGTTGGATGGGGCCCACCTTTTGTCCAGTCAACCCAAGTCAACGTCCTGTTACCATTTTTCCACCAATATCTCATAGTAACAAAAGTTGGCAAGTAATGTTCATCTGAGTAACATGCTGGCCTGCAAAATTCTTTGAATAAATTGAAATACTTTGGATCGGTGATCACGTCGACCGCGATCTCCCGGTCGAGCTCGAACCACTGGGACCCTTTTCGCCATTGTTCGATGGTCACCCATGGTGTCATCTGACTATTATAACGTCCACGTCCAACGGGGCCCCATTCATCATAGGACTCCACGAAAGTTTTCGTGGAGTTCATGATATAGGTGTAGATGGTAGTGAAATTGTACAACGGAATGCAAGCCTCTGAAAGAAGCACAAAACGCTCGTTTGACATGTCAAGTAAGGCATTGGCTAGTAATCTTCGTTCTGCTTCCACCATGCTGAATTCTCCCCAGTCCACTCTCTACACATTTTTTTAAACAATGAGGATATTATCAAATTAAATACTCTAGCTACTGATCGTAAAAGTTACATGCTATAAAATAACAATCGTACAACAAAAATTGTCAAAGAAGCTTCTTTATCTAAATTGGAATGATACATGTACACAAGCTAAATTAAAATTAGCACTCTGCACGTAACTAAATTAACATTATATTATGAACTTCCCACCAAACAGTGCGGGAAGTACAGATGTAGTCGCGTaatgaaaaggaaagaaagaaatccTAGTATTAACCCAAATAGTCGCCCACCTAATCTTTTAAACTATAAATAGCCGGAggatataaaatatatttataatttatgtataatatatgtataactgtgtataattaatatataatctaCACATATCGGTTTGAAGAAGTAAACATTAAATctggccggctatttgtgtaacaatcccgTCCAAACCCCTGACAATTCCAACCCATAATGGTCAGTTGGTGAAGGGAGACCTTTATGGGCTAGCCTTCCAGTAAAACTGGGCCGAACCCAATACTGAAAATGTGCCAAGTCAAGCCCAAAGACAAAATGTATAGGTCCACTAGAATTTTTAAATGGAAATGACACCGGGTAGCCACTTTTAAGCacgctatttaaaatatatctaTGGTTTACAATGTATTAAAAGATTAACCAATTCGTTCAAACTTCAGAACATGGCATCCTGAAGTTCAAACCTCAAGGTTCAAACTtcaggacatcatgtccttaaggtCAAAAATTGTGTCCAAAAATCAGAATCTTAAGTcatgaattttaaattagcaattcagaaattcaggacactaatcttgaatttcaaattagcagcGTAGAAATTCTGGACATTTAGTCCTGAATTacaaattagcagctcaaaaattcaGGATACATAGTCTTAAAGTTTGGGTGAATTGGCTAATATTTAAATACATTGTAAATTAtgactatattttaaatagcaGATTTAAAAGTGGATACCGGTGCAATTCGCCCATTTTTTAAGAAGTCTAATATAAAAATTCTCTACACAATCCGCACGTATATACATAACTTAAATACTACTACTAAGCAATGAGATTAACGAACAAAGTATTTAGGAAACCATATAATTGCAATTATCGTTTATGCTTAACATACCTTACTTGGTACTCTTCTGCCATGAAAGATAGGTCCTTCTTCAGGTGCAATTCCTTTGAAAGAAGGTTGTGAATGAATATAAATGGAGTAACGCCCTTCATTTCCTTTGAAAAATCGTTCCCAAAGAGGAGCCAATGGCAAACTTCCTCTTGCTAAAAACATGAATGCAATTTTTGGGGTACGTTTAAATGGAAAATTTCTAACCTTAGGAACCATTGAAGCTCTCCATATTAACTCTTCATCATTCATATCGTGCATGGCTTCTGGAGGCTTAATATAATCTTTTAGCCCTATTCTACCAacccttttcctcttattattatTCTCGACGCGACGATCATTATTCACTTGTACGCGTTGATGCGGCTGTTGATTCAAAGGTAAATTCAATGACTGAGATGGTGGAGGATTCAATTTTGGTGTTATTATAAGTGGAGAAGGttggaaagaaaataattttttctttaATGTGATTGGGACATCTTTGAGATAGAAGCTTACTGAAATTCCTATAACCAAACCAGAGCCAAAGAAAAGGAAATAAACAATAAGGCTATGAATGTACCTTTGAGAATTGAATAATTTTGCTGAGATAAAGTGATTTTGATGTGTTTCATGCTTCATTTTCTGATCTAGCACTATGATTCTAAGGAGTATAAGAGAATAATATAATCATATATTTCAACAAAAGGAATATAATTGTTTGTACCTAGATATGATTTCCTATGTTAAGTTATCTCTTCTAACATCGTACATCAAGATAGATCTAATTACGTAAGATCAAGATAAAATGAAAGATCACCTAATCTTTACCAGTGGGACTGGGATTATTACATGAATAATGTACAAGTAAATGGAGGAAAATTGATACTCTAATCATTGTCGGAAAATGTAAAAGTAATAAAGGTAATCGAAAGTAAATTCTGAGGGGTTGAATCGTAATATTTTTTTCATCAGATTTAAGCTGAATTGGATTTCCAGGTGATTAAGATATTGAGAACAAAGATGTAAGGAAGATGACACAATAATCACACAACAGACAGAGGAAGAGAGAGAGACAAAGAAAAGGGAAAAATTAGTTGGTTTATGCCGAGTGGATTTCAATTTGTCCAACAAAATTATGTCTCATAACCCTTGTTTATAGGACGGGAGCAAAGGTAATGACCACTACTATCTAGTTAGACTCCCAATACTCTCATTTTAACTATAtggaaaaggaaaacaaaaacttCAGATACTACCCTCTTGTTAACTATGTTACAAAAATAGACGGTCAGATTCAATGTTTTCTTTTTTAgtcggtatacatagattatatattaattatatatatattatacatcgctatttttagtttaagagattAGGTGGGTGGCTATTTGGATTAATTCTTCTAAAAATAAACTTTAAATATAAAGTACGTTAGTCCTTCAATCGATCAATATTATTTAAAATTACAATAGTAAATCATGCcaatttggtaatttggtcaaATAGGTTCAATtgagtgtatttatatcaatgTAAATCACAACATAAAAGATGTAATTAAATTTAAACATTTTCTTGCGAAAACACGTGCAAAACAAAAACATGTATTTGAATATTTGTAACTCATTCTTGTCAACAATTTATCAGTGTTCTCAAAATGTTCTACTACTATGAAAAAAATCCTCTTTTTATCAAAGTTAATCGACAATTGTTTACAATggcaaaatttcaaatttccaaaagcAAACAAAAGTTAAGTTGCAATGTTTTTTTCCATTTTAAAAAACATAAAGGAGAGAACAAAttggaaaagaaaaagataagtgATAACTTTGAAGATGCATATTATCACCGTCAAGATCCCGTATTAAGAAGTCTTTAGGAGCACTTTTCTTTTAATTGACCTTATGCGACAAGAGTCTAAATTAATACTACTTTTTTCGGTCTCAATTTAtgtgattctttttttttttttgagattcaaatattttaattttgacCATGCATTTGGacataattttttaaatataatttatatatttaaaaactatATAAAAGTACcataagtcacaataattaataatttaaaatattaaaaaacatatatacaaaatactgtcaaaatataatttatttgacTCTCGAAATTCCAATAACTTCACACTCGCTAGTTTGTTAAAAGGGATTTTTTTCGTTCTTATACAGTATTTCAAACCTTATTACGAAAAATGTCCATGTTTATGAATTTACCCGACTTAAACACAGTTTATCTACAAAATCTATACATTTGTTTTAAACTAGAATCCTTTCTGCGATAGTCTTCCTTATTTAGGCGGGGGATTTTTGGGATCGCTTAGAGATTTTACTGACGCAATTCTCGCACCAATTATGAATGCAACATATTCGTAGCATCCTTCTATTACGCAGATTTTCAGTGGTTATCATTGCATCCTTCTATTCTCTAtttttttctggtttcctctggTTTTCCATAAATAATGGTTTTGAATAATTCAATTGTAAACAATTAGCTACAATCTAATTGAATTTCGCGACATAATGTCAAAATTAGCGATTATGCTTCAGCTCAATGGGCGGTGGGATAGCGTTGGGAGATACAAAGATTTTGATGTTGACGGAATTGTAGTTAATGACGATTCAAATTATAATCAATTGAATTCCGCAATTGCAGAGCATCTAATGATCGACACCTCCGCAAAAACCATCGAAATCAAATACACTGTCAATGAACGTTGTCCTCCAATGAAAATTCGGAGCGATATGGGAGTGCAAGTGTATATGGAgacgaaaaagaaaaataaaaacttaGGAATGTATCCGCTGTGTATAACAGTGCATGATTTCGATTTGGAATGTAGTATGTCGAATGCGAGCACAATTACAGGTTTGCTCTGTTTTTCTAGTGttgatatttttttttcaatttcaagtGTTTTACAATTTTTTACATATTATCTATAATTTTACTATATAACAAATGTAGTTCAACTGTTATGTCTCTACAAACATTATTTCAAATACTGAACACATGAATATACAGAGGTCTGAATTGCTATACTTTTAATTGAGTGCAGGTTTTTTTGATTATCGTAATACGAACATGGTACAATTGTCAAGCAATTGTAACACAATTGGAGAAGTATTAAGAATAATGAAGTTGATTGATATGCAAACATCTCCAGCAATTGTGGAATATGAAAGTATCATCATAACAGAACATACACCAAATATAATTGAAGTTGGCCAAGTTTACCAAGACAAGCAAACAATTGTCAGTGCAATGAATCACTATTCTGTCATGAATAAGTTTCAATTTAGAGTGAAAAGGTCTAGTGCAAGAAGGTATGAacattttgtttttcaaattcaTATTGTGGATAAGTTGTAGttttttgtatataaattatttaaGATATGTTTTTGTGCATAAACAGCCTAGTATTTTGTAGCTACAATTTTCATAACATTTTTTGAATTGTTTTTATTCTGTAGCTACTGCCTTGTATGTGTtggtgtgtcacgaccccaatttctctcGGTAGGATGTCGTGaattcgtgatggcacctagtctctaagactaggtaagcctatcaattatgagaAATACAAAGCtgaaattcaaatctcaacatataaaataaatcaaaccgcgaTTCAAATAgttaacactcccaaaacccgatagaaataagtcataagcttctaagaatttattctaagtatctctatacatcaaagtctaaagagtATAAGTAAAAATAACATAATAGGGATAgcgggggactctgaggtctgcgaacaatggcagatataccttgaaatctccgcgTACAATCTATctcactgatacctggtctggtaggtgttgatacccaattttgacCTCACATTCCTCAAATAGTATATAGACTTTCAAAATGTCATTTTTCAtccattatttaatttacaagatttatgcaagaattttctataatttttaaagcattaaaattaattttcttgcatttaaattgttcaaatatttattagttaccctttcaaattattttgtgatgacttaatcatctaaGCTTATTATTTATATCTACATATAggtttcataatatttttatctCATTTTATACAGTTATATTTGTATTATTAGGCTATTtatataattttgcaataatagcccatgttcATGCATAAGTGCTCTtctattacattatttatgccaaggtagcattttatattttcataacgctaaattattatttttaatcatttttagtgcataaataatatatttatttctttatttattaattactttattaaattattttttgataaaTTGTGTGTATTTAAATAACAGCCCAATGTTTAACCAATTTTCGGACCAGAATCAGCCCAATACCTTAGCGCAGTAATCCCagcccaaaccaaacaaccccttaaCCCAAAACCTGATCGGTACCCGTCATAATTGACCCGCCCcattcattttatttttaatcctggctgttgatctctcaagatcaacgaccctTGTTCATTCTCTTCTTTTAATTAACCCTAACCCAgaaaccctaaccccatttccCCTGAGACACCGCCTCTATTATCTCTGCCACTACTCTCATCTCTCAAACCTAAACCCTAGCCGTAATCTCAGTCCCAATCCGACATTACATGGAAACCATCCatgattcctttcctttcttgcatACGCGGAGTTACTTACCATCTTTTGAACGCTACAAGTActggttacttgattatttatggaaGCTGAGTCGTTGTGTTCGTTTGATTCTGATTCTGTATCATCTTCATGTTTCTGACCTGATACATTAACTATCAGACGCCTTGGCTTCGATTCAGCGAGATTTTGGCCATTTTTGTTCCTCGTCTAAATTAGGGTTTACTAGATTTTCTCTCTTAAATTGATTTCAAATtgatttgcatgtttcttttccttgtttATTGTTTACTTTACTTTGTTTCCTTATATGTTGCTCGATTTttgactactatataaacccctcatTTTCCCTTGTGGGACAGACTTTGAAATCGATTCTTActaaaatttggggttttgcTACTCTCTTGCTCGGTATTCTATACTGGCCAGCTGAAATCCAAGGTCATTAGCATCTTGTTACCTGTTCTTGGTGTGAGCATTGCCCTGAGTTcatcgaagctcttgggaactttgacacaTTGAGGTTTTTGGGTTCTTgtggatcttttgttctttattgttgtctGTTAATTGGTAAGCTACTTGACTCTTACAATTTCATCCCTATGTGCTTTTGATTTGTACGTGTTCTCGCCTCTGAAATTCCCGGCTTAATATGTTTTTCTGGGTTACTTTTGGGCACGATTTTGTTAATTCTACTTTGTTATGAGTCTTTTAGCATCTAACTTTTccctaatgctgctagttctgagTATGCCTAAGTCTGACTTGGGTAATCTGATCATCTTAAGTGTATGGGTGTCTGGATGTTCCCTAATACATGTTTACTTGCTTTTTCCTTAATCTCTATAGTGGATGTTTCATACTCGTGCTAGAACTTCTTGTGTTAATTGTGACATGTTCACCTGCTCTTTTGTCACTCAGCATGATCCCCCTACCCCATTAGTGATTGACTAAGATCTTGACAGTTATCTCAATTTGATCTCTCTACCATGTTTGAACCATTTTGCATCATGACATAACTTAGATCTTCTCTagtagattagtctattatatcAATCCCAGAATACCCACATGTGTTTGCTATCACACACTGTCCTGAATCTCTGCTATGTCTGTCTTACATGTACAATGTGTTGCAAATTGTATTAAAAACCATTTTTATTGACTATGATCTTGCTTCCATGCTAATATGTTTTCCAGTCTGTCTCTTGTTCATTTGATACCTTGTCTCTTCTAGTGTTTGTCACAATGTCTAAATACTGATTAGTATGACCCTAGGATGCATGCTTAACTTAATTTGGATCTTTGGGTCTCAACTAGTTTAACTTCATGCATCTGTACATGATAATCTATGTATGTCTGTAGATATGTTCTTCTCCTAATTCTCTCAATATGAGGTTGTCTATGTAATACTTTGCTATGTGTGAAATCCTGTTGAACCTACTGGCTTGCTTGATTAGTCGCTTTGTATGCTCAACTTGGTGCAGTACTTAATTTTTATCCCTCTATCACTATCCACTCTCCTTATTTGCTACTCATGCTATTCtgaattctcattcttagccggctgaaagccaaggctatctaggatctattgttggcctccctagtgtgagcactgctcggggtctaattgagacccttgtgaactcttatacactagggcttggtccttagtAACTCTCTCAATCTCAAATTGTTCATATTCACTCTATTTCCCCCTGTTATGTGATGTGTACTTGAATTGGCTGATTTAAATGTGCAACACTTGGTGTTGTGGCTAAGCGAACTGGTTCCGGACACCTCTGTAGATCCCTAAGTCATGTATTAAGtgtggctctttgttgaaggcATGGGTATGTTGTGTAAGAGCTATTGAAGGCCCAGGAAATGCTGGGTATTTATTAGGCCTACTGTGGGCCTCTTATCACTGTTATGTAACACTGTTACTTTTACTCAttgttgggcctgtaataatctttgtataaacaattggggttgttagtaaaagggagtggggtagattttaatatttacatgcgatgggtagataacatgcctataggacttaataatATGTTTGCTATATTTGTCGCTCACTCTCTATgtacactatagaaatcatgctaCTAGGGAAAACACACACTCACACTACTTGTCTACTAGCAAAGCATGAGCTCAAATGCTTCAATTATCCTTGTTGCTACATGTTATTAGAAAACATgcccataggaaataaatatcgttgaacttttcttcaatttgcattgctagaaatcatgcctataggatttggaTCATTTTATTTGCTATTGTATCGCACTGttcactagaaaccatgcctataggactaagTATAGCAATAAAATCAGTTCCAAGTGCTAATCGTtaaagatcctgcctataggataccaCAATTCGCCTTAATATTTGTTAATGATGCCCCTCTCAACATTGTTTATTATTCACTTAGACCACTATCAAAATCTTGAGTAATTCTGGGTCTCTCCCGATAGATTCCACTGTCTTTACTACATAAATCACTTAGATGCAACATCTACAGGATTAATAACTGGAAATCTGCAATTTCAACAATCAATATGCGACAACTGTACAATCCTGTCTATGTGCGACGCTTGGTTTCTGAAACTGCTTGCATGCCTTAACGCCTTGTCACATAgcaatcatgtctatagggatctAAGTTCTTAATTCTGAACTGCTCAACATACAAtttgtcttgcgtgcatttgttgtttaagtgtggaggcaaacttgagccttgaCTGCCTATTTGTGACgtccaatgtgttttgtatgtcacctagttttGAAATTTCTGAGCAAcctaagtgaggtctagaaccGTCCAAAGTAAAGGCCCAATACCtcttggaccataggtatgggacgggtagtgcatgcgtagggtacgacttagaattgaattagagcgcttttaggtaaacaactctgacatagtaatcgggtagcagaagatgatagtctatgcccgctgaataatatgagtaccaccccatcttgagggagtcacgaagtattatttatgttgcacggggtgatcctttaggctaaaaaacttaggacccccttcctctttatatgttgttattagatctaaatagttgtatccctatacTCGCACTAAGATTTgatgttgtaataaagttctttgacttctgaattccctttgtttatttgatcacctagcttaatcgtaatccacataatcttaagttcggccgggacccacagttgtggacctcgaggagtgcctaacacattctctttgaggtaacttgagcccttaccagatctttggtggcgttgactagtaaAATAGAgtcatttgcataataggtgccttAACGCACCTTAAATCTTtaagtggcgactcttctcttttaatacctccttttaaaagagttgtcacacgtcgaggcCTGCTCTCTTGCGAGGAAAACaaggcgcgacagcatggcgactctgctggggaattactcttaggctcttaccataatgaacttggcttatgtggattaattttctttgttataaaacgcacattccttttccatctttatttgttagatttgctattacatgcacatccctttcccttTCACCTTTACTTGTGTAAAATCATTATAACATGCACGTCCCTTCCTTTTTTcacctttatttgcttaaatttgttataacatgcatATCCCTTTCCTTATTCACCCTTAGCTTTATTagctatatcatgtctctcccacccctactcccctgcttactttattatatttcctatgTTCCACGAAttaacttcttcttttgtctttctattTACGTCCTTTATGTTTTATCTTAATAATGTGTTTATTGCtttcacatatttatcatgcaaatacttggcaatgtgttattatctttGCACAAAGCAttctccacatcatattccactcgtgcccaactaataccatagaggcacttgatgagtgtccgcgctcttccaaaattaccctttaaattagaaaggcttatttgcggtaaactagtcgatcagcggtgcagttgacggttccgtgcctttccctctcaagttgtccacttgagggtaccggtctagacccttctagaaacctcactccaatatcaactgtgcatgcatcatgtcaaacctagtatgggttagaacgttgtccacgtgataatccactaagataagccttgtccaaagtccgacgggatttccataatctcaATGGACACcatcatgttatgtgcattacttggagaaaacatgccgatatgttgatcattaatgtgtaaatagtcaaacccggagggggaaagggctaactctatttgttttacaaaaaatgaggcacgaagttccCAGGTTCGACATGGTTCAAAAtatcccacctttgctgcttgattggtggaacaacctctcacctagtgacaagaatcatgtgaaaagggtcctcggaaatttacctttcttattggacattcggccaaataacgcatgattgaggccgccactatgttttgggatgagaaaagagctaTCTTCCGCTTTGGTGATATAAAAATGACCCCTCtattagaggaaataggaggcttcgctaggctgccatgggatagttcgggtttattagtaccagaaaatcgcactccccgcggttttttgaaaatgatgggtttcaagaaaaatgatgaattaCTCTGTCTGAAGGAGTCCTAcataccatttgaattcctttatgaacgttatgggcatagcaagtcacatcgccttcaccgtgatgaacttgccattacttctttgggttggacacacCGCCGAGTCTTTGTGTTCATTGTTTATTTCTTGGGGTtgctgatatttccaatgaagGGGGGGGAGgatccacactcgcttagccatggtcactAGGAATCTAATGGAAAGAATTGAAGGGCTGaattacactatcatccccatgatcttggccgaAATATACCGAGCTCTAGATAGATGCAAGCAGGGGTACGGACATTTCGAGGGGTGTAATCTGTTGctgcaggtttggttattagaacatttccaTAGAGGTGAATATTGTCAGGAACTTCTGCAAcaaccattgaatgactacatagcctactATCATCCAAtaagaatgacatttatcccagataaGTTCGCGCAACCTGGAAATGATGTGAGCTGGGTGcgtttctttagcaatttgactgacgaAAGGGTACATTAgatgttcgaatggttccctcgcagcgagttcatcatcaggtcaagagaaacCACTCATTTAGTGATG is drawn from Nicotiana tomentosiformis chromosome 12, ASM39032v3, whole genome shotgun sequence and contains these coding sequences:
- the LOC104086812 gene encoding glycosyltransferase BC10-like, whose protein sequence is MKHETHQNHFISAKLFNSQRYIHSLIVYFLFFGSGLVIGISVSFYLKDVPITLKKKLFSFQPSPLIITPKLNPPPSQSLNLPLNQQPHQRVQVNNDRRVENNNKRKRVGRIGLKDYIKPPEAMHDMNDEELIWRASMVPKVRNFPFKRTPKIAFMFLARGSLPLAPLWERFFKGNEGRYSIYIHSQPSFKGIAPEEGPIFHGRRVPSKRVDWGEFSMVEAERRLLANALLDMSNERFVLLSEACIPLYNFTTIYTYIMNSTKTFVESYDEWGPVGRGRYNSQMTPWVTIEQWRKGSQWFELDREIAVDVITDPKYFNLFKEFCRPACYSDEHYLPTFVTMRYWWKNGNRTLTWVDWTKGGPHPTKFARTEVTKELLNQMRSGIQCEYNGEPTSMCYLFARKFLPSTLDRLLKFAPKVMMFG